Proteins encoded by one window of Perca fluviatilis chromosome 13, GENO_Pfluv_1.0, whole genome shotgun sequence:
- the LOC120571848 gene encoding lactose-binding lectin l-2-like translates to MLSFLFLFGLALSAVSPSDDHQVKLQRGNCPMFWFSFNDRCYKYVATRMTWADAELHCVSEGANLVSIHSLDEQNFVKYLIKNFDPAEGYTWFGLSDIHKEGSWMWSDGCAVKFVFWNSGQPNGAGIQNCGQNNYFSEWNDYECSYLSPFVCASRIICP, encoded by the coding sequence ATGCTCTCGTTCCTCTTCTTGTTTGGGCTGGCTCTGAGCGCTGTGTCTCCTTCAGACGACCATCAAGTGAAGCTACAGCGTGGCAACTGTCCCATGTTCTGGTTCAGTTTCAACGACCGCTGCTACAAGTATGTGGCTACACGTATGACCTGGGCTGATGCAGAACTCCACTGTGTGTCAGAAGGAGCCAACCTGGTGTCTATCCACAGTCTGGATGAACAGAATTTTGTCAAATACCTGATTAAGAACTTTGATCCTGCTGAGGGATATACCTGGTTCGGACTCAGCGACATTCACAAAGAAGGAAGCTGGATGTGGTCTGATGGTTGCGCAGTCAAATTTGTCTTTTGGAACTCAGGACAGCCAAACGGTGCTGGAATTCAAAACTGTGGTCAGAACAACTATTTTTCAGAATGGAATGACTATGAATGTTCCTACTTGTCTCCCTTTGTCTGTGCATCTCGTATAATCTGTCCTTAG